One Flagellimonas sp. CMM7 genomic region harbors:
- a CDS encoding D-alanine--D-alanine ligase → MKPWRLKLHRLTHWEYWPLWAIYYPLFPVWLYFSIKARSFFFFNAANPSMKNGGMAMESKMEIYNMIPKQYIPKTVFISKHEAPELALEKVLVEGISFPFIAKPDIGMKAFGVDKIHNKDEFKNYFLRTPEHFLIQELIPYTNEVGIFYVRKPGEEKGKITGIVSKLFLSVFGDGKSSILELIKKDPRSHLQLEALKKKFGFKLNMVLDKGKEFILVPYGSHTRGAKFVDDSHRLNEGLLQTIDDICSKIEGFHYGRLDVLHNSIEELSEGKNFSIIEINGAGGEATHIYDPKHSLFFAWKEITRHWSMLNTISIINHKKGHSYLSFKDGRAMLRANGELEAQLKVI, encoded by the coding sequence ATGAAGCCTTGGAGATTAAAACTTCATAGATTAACGCATTGGGAATATTGGCCTTTATGGGCAATTTATTACCCTTTGTTTCCTGTTTGGTTGTATTTCTCCATTAAAGCACGTTCTTTCTTCTTCTTCAATGCAGCCAATCCTTCTATGAAAAATGGGGGCATGGCCATGGAATCGAAAATGGAGATTTATAACATGATTCCCAAACAGTATATTCCCAAAACGGTTTTTATTTCTAAACACGAAGCTCCAGAGTTAGCTTTGGAAAAGGTGTTGGTTGAAGGGATTAGCTTTCCTTTTATTGCCAAACCCGATATTGGTATGAAAGCATTTGGTGTAGATAAGATTCATAACAAGGATGAGTTTAAAAACTATTTTTTAAGAACCCCGGAACATTTTTTAATTCAAGAACTAATACCCTATACCAATGAAGTGGGAATTTTCTATGTTAGAAAGCCTGGAGAGGAAAAAGGGAAGATTACTGGGATAGTATCCAAACTGTTTTTATCTGTTTTTGGGGATGGCAAAAGTTCAATTTTGGAACTTATAAAAAAAGACCCAAGAAGTCATTTACAATTAGAAGCTTTAAAAAAGAAGTTTGGCTTTAAATTGAATATGGTATTGGATAAAGGCAAAGAGTTCATTTTGGTTCCATATGGTAGCCATACAAGAGGAGCTAAATTTGTTGATGATTCCCATAGGTTGAATGAAGGGCTTTTGCAGACCATTGATGACATTTGCTCAAAAATTGAAGGATTTCATTACGGACGTTTAGACGTACTGCACAATTCCATTGAAGAGCTTTCCGAAGGGAAGAATTTCAGTATCATTGAGATAAATGGAGCTGGGGGAGAGGCCACACACATTTATGACCCCAAACACTCTTTGTTTTTTGCATGGAAAGAGATTACAAGACATTGGAGTATGCTAAATACTATTAGCATAATAAACCATAAAAAGGGACATTCTTATCTAAGCTTTAAAGATGGCAGAGCCATGCTCAGAGCCAATGGGGAATTGGAAGCACAACTAAAGGTGATATAG
- a CDS encoding serine hydrolase — MKMQKLTSRANPVFALLFLTQKESLPKKFLILFFLSTSTIGLSQLSKIEQQPIDSIFSEWNELNKPGVAAGLIYGKNIQYLKGFGTANLESKRAIDPQTKFQVGHLSRQFTVLSVLLLEKMGKLSFSDSVQKYIPELPNYKHQLKIEHLLNHSSGLNDYEVIKTLLGKEEDDVFSHVDALHLISSQKQLNFVPGTQFSYMLSKTEITLLAEIIEKVSGESLTAFTKQNLFLPLKMNNTLFNEDHNASIPNMAYSYQADGEGFKNKALNLSNAGPTNLYTTAEDLLNWYKKFTTSTKSELIELIQQLDKPVTLKDGTTFKSFWGQMTLGRSFFHLERGLPAYWQYGLIGGYATNVFRFPEQRLTSFVLGNNDSYNGMPAMLMANHFIENEYPEPSTIDVSKIKSQRLTVAKLKEYEGYYWNADRALARRFYVEGDTLRYARLGQEQGLSTIPLLKEGAFQLKVESDDIITFSFTKENGQTVYDIASGIGTPYRYKKYQPISYDQRTLGQFTGSFYNKELHSIYTFSIQNDTLVVKGPENQRIEFFPVIKDVFRSNTLQFGSIVFTRNEEGFINKFYITTDGIRRLFFTKIID, encoded by the coding sequence ATGAAAATGCAAAAACTAACGAGTAGAGCAAACCCTGTGTTTGCTTTATTATTCCTTACTCAAAAAGAAAGCCTTCCAAAAAAGTTTTTGATCCTATTTTTTCTATCAACAAGTACAATTGGATTATCACAACTATCAAAAATAGAACAACAACCTATTGATAGTATTTTTAGTGAATGGAACGAGCTCAATAAACCAGGAGTTGCAGCTGGACTTATCTACGGAAAGAACATTCAATACTTAAAAGGTTTTGGTACCGCCAACCTTGAAAGCAAAAGAGCCATTGATCCACAGACAAAATTTCAGGTAGGCCACCTATCAAGACAATTTACGGTTCTATCCGTTCTACTTTTGGAGAAAATGGGGAAACTATCCTTTAGCGATTCCGTTCAAAAATACATTCCAGAGCTTCCAAACTATAAACATCAATTAAAGATTGAGCACTTATTAAATCACTCTAGTGGTTTAAACGATTATGAAGTAATAAAAACTTTGCTTGGAAAAGAAGAGGACGATGTCTTTAGTCATGTTGATGCACTACATCTCATAAGTAGTCAAAAGCAGTTGAATTTTGTGCCTGGCACCCAATTCTCCTATATGCTTTCCAAAACAGAAATCACACTTTTGGCCGAGATTATCGAAAAGGTCTCAGGAGAATCTTTGACAGCTTTTACAAAGCAAAACCTTTTTTTGCCTCTAAAAATGAACAATACACTTTTCAATGAAGATCATAATGCCAGCATACCCAATATGGCGTATTCTTACCAAGCCGATGGTGAAGGGTTCAAAAACAAGGCGTTGAATTTAAGTAATGCCGGTCCTACAAACTTATACACTACGGCAGAAGATCTTTTGAATTGGTATAAGAAATTCACCACCTCAACCAAATCCGAGCTTATTGAGTTGATACAACAATTGGATAAACCGGTCACCTTAAAAGATGGCACCACTTTTAAATCTTTCTGGGGTCAAATGACCTTAGGAAGGTCTTTCTTTCACCTAGAACGGGGTCTACCCGCTTATTGGCAATATGGCTTAATTGGTGGTTATGCTACCAATGTATTCAGATTTCCAGAGCAACGCCTCACGTCTTTTGTACTGGGAAACAATGATAGTTATAATGGCATGCCTGCAATGTTAATGGCCAATCATTTTATAGAAAACGAATACCCTGAACCTAGTACTATTGATGTGAGTAAAATAAAATCGCAAAGGTTAACTGTTGCCAAACTAAAAGAATATGAAGGGTATTATTGGAATGCCGATCGCGCACTTGCAAGAAGGTTCTATGTTGAAGGGGATACTTTGCGTTACGCTAGACTAGGACAAGAGCAAGGGCTTTCAACAATTCCTTTGTTAAAAGAAGGGGCTTTTCAATTAAAGGTAGAAAGTGATGATATCATTACTTTTTCCTTCACTAAAGAAAATGGACAAACGGTATATGATATCGCATCTGGTATTGGCACCCCGTATAGGTATAAAAAATATCAGCCCATTAGCTATGATCAGAGAACATTGGGACAATTTACAGGCAGTTTCTATAACAAAGAATTACACAGCATATACACCTTTAGTATCCAAAATGACACGCTTGTAGTAAAAGGTCCAGAAAACCAGAGAATTGAATTCTTTCCAGTTATAAAAGATGTATTTAGAAGTAATACACTTCAATTTGGAAGCATTGTGTTTACAAGGAATGAAGAGGGTTTCATAAACAAGTTTTACATTACTACGGATGGCATCCGGAGACTATTTTTTACCAAAATAATAGATTAG
- a CDS encoding LysE family transporter: MDKYSKVCFSGLLVSFLGALPLGTLNLTAFDIAASQSLNSAIWFAIAVVLVELIVVRLTLYGNERLHLGEKLSYYLIPFGIILLLYLAISSFLASANYSEVGSKISMLPEINSAFLLGLLLSALNPLHIPFWMTWNKVLASKKILETSKRSYAFYLFGIGAGSLIGLGIFISAGKYIFTNYENYSMITNLLMGLLYLGFSFYLMFLFVKKRLNLKIQ, encoded by the coding sequence ATGGATAAATATTCAAAAGTTTGTTTTTCAGGATTGTTGGTCAGTTTTTTAGGGGCTTTGCCTTTAGGGACCTTGAACTTGACAGCTTTTGATATTGCTGCTTCCCAGAGTTTGAACTCGGCCATATGGTTTGCCATTGCAGTGGTTTTGGTAGAGCTTATTGTAGTAAGGTTAACCCTATATGGAAATGAACGACTGCACTTGGGAGAAAAGTTGTCATATTATCTTATTCCTTTTGGAATAATCCTACTGTTATACCTTGCGATTTCCAGTTTTTTGGCATCTGCAAATTATTCAGAAGTAGGTTCTAAGATCAGTATGTTACCAGAGATCAATTCTGCTTTTTTGCTTGGTCTTTTATTAAGCGCTCTAAATCCATTGCACATTCCTTTCTGGATGACTTGGAACAAAGTTCTTGCCTCAAAAAAAATATTGGAAACGTCAAAAAGGTCATACGCCTTTTATTTATTTGGAATAGGTGCTGGGTCTCTTATAGGGCTTGGTATTTTCATTTCAGCGGGCAAATACATTTTTACAAATTATGAGAACTATAGTATGATTACCAATCTGTTAATGGGGCTATTGTACCTTGGATTTTCTTTCTACCTTATGTTCTTGTTCGTTAAAAAACGCCTTAACCTCAAAATACAATAA
- a CDS encoding type 1 glutamine amidotransferase domain-containing protein, with amino-acid sequence MRNVLFYIWIFALSLSCKNTGEDTNLESTNSENNRILFIVSNQHTYGNTKINASNHFAEIVLAYDVLKHKGYSIDFVSPKGGAIPIGYISTSDTIQKKYLYDFEFMKLLKHTRKPEEIISSNYTAVYFGGGGAAMFGVPENEAIQKIVMDIYEKNDGIVSAICHGTAGLVNLKTIDGKFLYDGKKVNGFPDLFENMEAEYYKQFPFSIEQIIKARGGDFSYSKEGWDNYSIADGRLITGQDPTAAASVAEKIIKAIENNTK; translated from the coding sequence ATGAGAAACGTCCTTTTTTATATTTGGATTTTTGCGCTATCCCTTAGTTGCAAGAATACGGGAGAAGACACAAATTTAGAGTCAACCAATTCCGAAAACAATAGAATACTTTTTATTGTCTCAAATCAGCATACTTATGGAAACACAAAAATTAATGCTTCTAATCACTTTGCAGAAATAGTTCTGGCCTATGATGTCTTAAAGCACAAAGGTTACTCTATTGATTTTGTGAGTCCAAAAGGTGGCGCCATACCTATTGGGTATATAAGCACTTCAGACACTATCCAGAAGAAATACTTATATGATTTTGAGTTTATGAAACTCTTAAAACATACCAGAAAACCAGAAGAAATCATATCCTCCAACTACACAGCAGTCTATTTTGGAGGTGGAGGAGCGGCTATGTTCGGTGTACCAGAAAATGAGGCTATACAAAAGATTGTCATGGATATTTATGAAAAAAATGATGGCATTGTCTCCGCTATATGCCATGGTACTGCTGGATTGGTAAACCTTAAAACCATAGATGGAAAATTTCTATATGACGGTAAAAAAGTAAACGGATTTCCAGATTTATTTGAAAATATGGAAGCTGAATACTATAAGCAATTTCCCTTCTCCATTGAACAGATCATAAAGGCCCGCGGTGGAGATTTCAGCTATTCCAAGGAAGGATGGGACAATTATTCGATAGCCGATGGAAGACTAATTACCGGGCAAGACCCAACTGCAGCTGCCTCAGTAGCTGAAAAAATCATAAAAGCCATAGAAAATAATACAAAATGA
- a CDS encoding leishmanolysin-related zinc metalloendopeptidase, translated as MAFNIEIRFLGGLTESQQAIFDDAACRWQEIITGDLPSVQLANGDIIDNVRIDAQGTNIDGASGILGQAGPTQLRAGSFLPATGIMRFDSADLARLEAENSLVDVIIHEMGHVLGFGTLWAPHFLNLISAEGSENPVFMGANAIREYKILTNSEITSPVPLANTGGPGTRDGHWRELTFDNELMTGFIDDGSNPISKLSIAAFEDMGYEVAYSAANTYALPDPLQLTLKELKENNQCKMCSRKILRCDPIILPESAYLN; from the coding sequence ATGGCTTTTAATATAGAAATTAGATTTTTAGGTGGATTGACAGAAAGTCAACAAGCAATTTTTGACGATGCAGCTTGTCGGTGGCAAGAAATTATCACGGGAGATTTACCTTCAGTACAACTGGCAAACGGAGATATCATAGATAATGTAAGGATTGATGCCCAGGGCACCAATATTGATGGCGCATCTGGAATTCTTGGTCAAGCTGGGCCTACACAACTTAGAGCTGGAAGTTTTTTGCCAGCAACAGGTATTATGCGCTTTGACAGTGCTGATTTGGCACGTTTAGAGGCCGAGAACAGCCTCGTTGATGTTATTATTCATGAAATGGGCCATGTATTAGGTTTTGGTACGCTTTGGGCTCCTCACTTTTTAAACCTAATTTCTGCCGAAGGTTCAGAAAACCCTGTATTTATGGGTGCAAACGCAATTCGTGAGTATAAAATTCTAACCAACAGTGAAATAACAAGCCCTGTTCCACTAGCCAACACTGGCGGACCAGGAACCCGTGATGGGCATTGGCGTGAGCTTACTTTCGATAATGAATTAATGACCGGATTTATAGATGATGGTAGTAATCCAATAAGCAAGCTATCCATTGCTGCCTTTGAGGATATGGGATACGAAGTTGCTTATAGCGCAGCTAATACATATGCTCTGCCCGACCCTCTACAATTGACCTTAAAGGAATTAAAAGAAAACAATCAATGTAAAATGTGCAGTAGAAAAATTCTTAGATGTGATCCTATCATTCTTCCAGAGTCCGCCTACCTTAATTAA
- the rpe gene encoding ribulose-phosphate 3-epimerase, whose protein sequence is MNTKIVAPSLLAADFGNLQRDVEMVNKSDAGWHHIDVMDGVFVPNISYGMPVIKAIAQHATKPLDVHLMIIDPDRYIKVFADLGASYLTVHYEACNHLHRTLQAIKDEGMKAGVALNPHTSVSLLEDTIQDIDLVCLMSVNPGFGGQSFIENTYQKVSDLKNLIEKKKSNALIEIDGGVNATNAKKLVDTGADVLVAGSFVFKSENPTETIKNLKEQIA, encoded by the coding sequence ATGAACACAAAAATAGTAGCCCCTTCCCTATTAGCTGCTGATTTCGGAAACTTACAACGAGATGTTGAAATGGTCAACAAAAGCGATGCCGGTTGGCACCATATAGATGTTATGGATGGAGTTTTTGTTCCAAACATTTCATATGGAATGCCTGTGATAAAAGCAATTGCTCAACATGCAACCAAACCACTGGATGTACATTTAATGATCATTGATCCAGATAGGTATATTAAGGTATTTGCGGATTTGGGTGCCAGTTATTTAACTGTGCATTATGAAGCATGCAACCATCTTCATAGAACACTACAAGCCATAAAAGATGAAGGGATGAAAGCCGGCGTGGCCCTAAACCCCCATACTTCTGTAAGTTTATTGGAAGATACCATCCAAGATATAGACTTGGTCTGCTTGATGAGTGTAAATCCAGGTTTTGGAGGTCAATCTTTTATTGAAAACACCTATCAAAAAGTAAGTGACCTAAAAAATCTAATTGAAAAGAAAAAATCCAATGCACTTATTGAAATTGATGGCGGGGTAAATGCGACCAATGCAAAAAAATTGGTGGATACCGGCGCAGATGTTTTAGTAGCAGGCAGTTTTGTATTTAAAAGTGAAAATCCGACGGAGACCATCAAAAACCTTAAAGAACAGATTGCTTAA
- a CDS encoding NRDE family protein: protein MCTVSFISRNNDYFITSNRDEHISRPLAFEPKEEIVNSVKVLFPKDPKAGGTWFALNENGVVAVLLNGAFKKHQSKGNYAKSRGLILLDIISASNPKSFVDEMDLNNIEPFTLVLFDAITLMEFRWDGKRKHAKPLDKDQSHIWSSTTLYDEEAIANRTSLFTEFMSMSSDIEATDVVDFHSNNNEDYENGFIIDRNTGLKTFSVTQAVLTKEEAVLKHFDLLNDKKYVVPFPQNQLVTK from the coding sequence ATGTGTACAGTAAGCTTTATTTCTAGAAATAACGATTATTTCATTACTTCAAATCGTGATGAACATATTTCACGTCCCTTGGCCTTTGAACCAAAGGAAGAAATTGTCAACTCGGTTAAAGTCCTTTTTCCAAAGGACCCCAAAGCTGGGGGTACATGGTTCGCTTTAAATGAAAATGGTGTTGTTGCAGTATTGCTGAATGGTGCTTTTAAAAAGCATCAATCCAAAGGAAATTATGCTAAAAGCAGAGGATTGATTTTGTTAGATATAATCAGTGCTTCCAACCCTAAATCTTTTGTTGATGAGATGGATTTGAACAATATAGAGCCCTTTACATTGGTGTTATTTGATGCCATTACGTTGATGGAGTTTCGATGGGATGGGAAACGGAAGCATGCTAAACCACTGGACAAAGACCAAAGTCATATTTGGTCATCAACTACATTATATGATGAAGAGGCTATAGCTAACAGAACTTCTCTTTTTACCGAATTTATGAGTATGAGCTCGGATATAGAGGCTACGGACGTTGTTGATTTTCATTCCAATAACAATGAGGATTATGAGAACGGATTCATTATCGATAGAAATACGGGACTAAAGACTTTTAGCGTTACACAAGCAGTTTTAACCAAAGAAGAAGCAGTATTAAAACATTTTGATCTATTGAATGATAAGAAATACGTAGTTCCTTTTCCACAAAATCAACTTGTAACAAAATGA
- a CDS encoding helix-turn-helix domain-containing protein: MQLNQTLLFFFSALGAFNGLCLGIYFLAFAKPKHIASRFLGLLLLMMSVRIGKSVFFYFKPDLSFIYLQIGLSACFFIGPFLYFYIKSIVQPQSDIRNYWKYHILALLTIIVIVGYLYPFETNVELWRPYIIDGIYLQWFFYIIISGWVFRKGLKKLFDQPRNLNSQDIWLLSILFGNLAIWAAYFFTSYTYYIVGALTFSFLFYTLMMLVFLNKKKNIYLFVPNQKYADKRISNTEANLLIERLNYLMKEDEPFRDANIKSSDLAKKLQISVHQLSQLLNDNMGKSFPVYINEHRIEKAQQMIASHTNITLETIGYECGFNSKSTFYTTFKKLTGTTPAKFKEKLEGSYL; the protein is encoded by the coding sequence ATGCAATTGAATCAAACACTTTTATTCTTTTTTAGTGCATTGGGTGCTTTCAACGGTTTGTGTTTGGGAATTTACTTTTTAGCATTTGCTAAACCAAAGCATATTGCAAGCCGGTTTCTTGGGTTGCTTTTGTTGATGATGAGTGTTAGAATAGGAAAATCAGTCTTTTTCTATTTTAAACCAGATTTATCGTTTATCTATCTGCAAATTGGGCTCTCAGCCTGTTTTTTTATTGGTCCATTTCTATATTTCTATATAAAATCCATAGTTCAACCTCAAAGTGATATCCGCAATTATTGGAAGTATCACATTCTTGCCTTACTCACCATAATAGTCATTGTAGGCTATCTATACCCCTTTGAAACCAATGTTGAACTTTGGCGGCCGTATATTATTGATGGAATTTATCTTCAATGGTTTTTCTACATTATAATATCTGGTTGGGTTTTCCGAAAAGGGTTAAAAAAGCTATTTGATCAGCCCAGAAATTTGAATAGCCAAGACATATGGCTTTTAAGCATCTTATTTGGGAACCTTGCCATTTGGGCAGCATATTTCTTTACTAGTTATACGTATTACATTGTAGGTGCACTAACTTTTTCATTTCTTTTTTACACTCTTATGATGCTGGTATTTCTAAATAAGAAAAAGAACATCTACTTGTTTGTTCCAAATCAAAAATATGCTGACAAAAGAATAAGCAATACTGAAGCCAACCTACTCATAGAACGCTTAAATTATTTAATGAAAGAAGATGAACCATTTAGAGATGCCAATATTAAGTCTTCTGATCTAGCCAAAAAACTACAAATTTCAGTGCATCAATTATCACAGTTGTTGAATGATAATATGGGCAAGAGTTTTCCTGTGTACATAAACGAACATCGAATTGAAAAAGCACAGCAAATGATTGCATCCCATACGAACATTACTTTGGAAACCATTGGTTATGAATGTGGTTTCAACTCAAAATCAACATTTTATACCACATTTAAAAAACTAACAGGGACTACACCTGCCAAATTCAAAGAGAAGCTAGAGGGTTCATATTTATAA
- a CDS encoding tRNA (cytidine(34)-2'-O)-methyltransferase, which translates to MSFNIVLIEPEIPTNTGNIGRLALATNSHLHLVKPFGFEIDDKRLKRAGLDYWKHISISIYENVVDFFSIHKDKDFVYFSSHGEKDYWSIPYKDELFLVFGKESVGLSKQIIEVHKENLYKIPLYSNHIRSLNLANAVGIVTYEGLRQLQ; encoded by the coding sequence ATGAGCTTTAACATTGTTCTAATAGAACCTGAAATACCCACCAATACTGGAAATATTGGCAGATTGGCATTGGCAACAAATTCTCATTTACATTTGGTAAAACCATTTGGCTTTGAAATCGATGACAAACGTCTCAAACGAGCAGGACTGGATTATTGGAAACACATTTCAATTTCCATATATGAAAATGTGGTAGATTTTTTTTCCATTCATAAAGACAAAGATTTTGTTTATTTCTCAAGTCACGGAGAAAAGGATTATTGGTCCATACCCTATAAAGATGAATTGTTTTTAGTATTTGGAAAAGAATCTGTAGGGCTTTCAAAGCAAATTATTGAAGTTCATAAAGAGAATCTTTACAAGATTCCACTTTATAGCAATCACATTCGTAGTCTAAATTTGGCAAACGCAGTGGGTATAGTCACCTATGAAGGGCTAAGGCAACTCCAATAA
- a CDS encoding nuclear transport factor 2 family protein yields the protein MKKILTFVLLFVGTLATHSQADIEEINKTLYDYIDGTANGEPERLKQAFHEDFNLYFVQNDSLKIWSGKQYIANIKPGRKSNRIGKVLSIDFEGNAAIAKIEILMPARKRIYTDYLMLLKVRNHWKIIHKSFTYKNYPE from the coding sequence ATGAAGAAAATATTGACTTTCGTCCTGCTGTTTGTAGGAACTCTTGCAACGCATTCACAAGCTGATATCGAGGAAATCAACAAAACGCTCTATGATTATATAGATGGTACGGCCAATGGCGAACCGGAAAGATTAAAACAAGCTTTTCATGAGGATTTCAATCTATATTTTGTCCAAAACGATTCCTTAAAAATATGGTCTGGAAAACAATATATAGCCAATATTAAACCTGGTAGAAAAAGTAATCGCATCGGCAAAGTTCTTTCTATTGATTTTGAAGGAAACGCTGCCATTGCAAAAATTGAAATTTTAATGCCTGCCAGAAAACGAATATATACGGACTATTTAATGCTTTTAAAGGTAAGAAATCACTGGAAAATCATACACAAATCGTTCACCTATAAAAACTATCCTGAATGA
- a CDS encoding DUF2721 domain-containing protein → MESWYVPITIVPGIGLLLMSTSTLLGALSTEIKNLIEDHIDYEALLQRKLAQLKLVNYAMVFLYVSVACFVLSGLIAGLYESTHTMNDDVPIYFSVIGILSCLTALLLLILFSLRAVKIKQDQFKKHF, encoded by the coding sequence ATGGAAAGCTGGTATGTCCCCATCACAATTGTTCCGGGCATTGGCCTTTTACTTATGTCCACATCTACTCTTCTAGGTGCTTTAAGTACCGAAATCAAGAATTTAATTGAAGACCATATCGATTATGAAGCTTTATTACAACGTAAGTTAGCACAACTAAAATTAGTTAATTACGCAATGGTCTTTCTATATGTTTCTGTTGCTTGTTTTGTACTTTCAGGACTTATTGCAGGTCTTTATGAGAGTACGCACACCATGAATGATGATGTTCCCATCTATTTTTCAGTTATAGGCATCTTAAGTTGTCTAACAGCTTTGTTATTGCTAATACTATTTTCCCTTAGAGCTGTTAAAATAAAGCAGGACCAGTTTAAAAAGCATTTTTAA
- a CDS encoding DinB family protein, which yields MFKSSVDTIEQFKEILLQLPEECYAQSCEVLSNATIGQHTRHVIELYLCLINGYERADVSYDKRERNHRIEQELPFAIEQLELIQSNLERPNKSVKVTYELGDSETCLESNYYREVMYNLEHTIHHHALIKVGIRHFSTMELPESFGVAPSTMQHRQACVQ from the coding sequence ATGTTCAAATCTTCCGTAGATACTATTGAGCAGTTTAAAGAAATACTTTTACAACTTCCAGAAGAGTGCTATGCTCAATCATGTGAAGTGCTTTCAAATGCAACTATTGGGCAACATACCAGACACGTTATTGAACTATACTTATGTCTGATCAATGGATATGAACGAGCAGACGTATCTTATGATAAGCGAGAGCGGAATCATAGAATTGAGCAGGAATTACCTTTTGCCATAGAACAATTGGAATTGATTCAATCAAACCTCGAAAGACCCAATAAATCAGTAAAAGTGACTTATGAATTAGGTGATTCGGAAACTTGTTTGGAATCTAACTATTATAGAGAGGTGATGTATAATTTGGAGCACACAATACATCATCATGCGCTTATTAAAGTAGGTATTAGACATTTTTCTACCATGGAACTACCTGAATCATTTGGAGTTGCTCCATCCACTATGCAACATAGACAGGCATGTGTACAGTAA
- a CDS encoding YpdA family putative bacillithiol disulfide reductase, translated as MQEFDVVIIGGGPIGIACGLEAKKQGLSFLIIEKGPIVNSLFNYPINMQFFSSSEKLEIDDIPFISKEAKPKRNEALEYYRRIVTSNQLNIHLFEKVTEVKKSNSSFSITTDKNQYSAKNVVVATGFYDLPNNLNVPGEDLPKISHYYKDPHFYASQKLAVVGASNSAIDAALECYRKGADVTLIIRGPEVGQRVKYWVRPDIINRIEEGSIKAYYNATVKEIKPTQLLIDTPDGTVTLENDFVLALTGYMPNFAFLEKLGIELSQDEKRLPNYNPDTMESNIVGLYLAGVICGGMETHKWFIENSRIHAPIIMKSILDKRN; from the coding sequence ATGCAGGAATTTGATGTTGTCATTATTGGAGGAGGCCCCATTGGCATTGCATGTGGTTTGGAAGCTAAAAAACAAGGGCTTTCATTTTTAATTATAGAGAAAGGACCTATTGTCAATTCGCTTTTCAACTACCCCATCAATATGCAGTTTTTTTCTTCTTCGGAAAAATTGGAAATTGATGATATTCCTTTTATCAGTAAAGAAGCCAAGCCCAAACGAAATGAAGCTTTGGAATATTATAGGAGAATTGTTACTTCAAACCAACTGAATATTCATTTATTTGAAAAAGTGACGGAGGTTAAAAAAAGTAATAGCTCTTTTTCAATAACTACTGATAAAAATCAATATAGTGCAAAGAATGTTGTAGTTGCCACAGGTTTCTACGATTTGCCAAACAATCTAAATGTTCCAGGTGAAGATTTGCCAAAAATCTCACATTACTACAAGGACCCTCATTTTTATGCAAGTCAGAAATTGGCAGTGGTAGGGGCAAGTAATTCTGCCATTGATGCCGCTTTGGAGTGTTACCGAAAAGGTGCCGATGTCACCTTGATTATTCGCGGACCAGAGGTAGGACAACGCGTAAAATATTGGGTGCGCCCTGACATTATTAATCGGATAGAAGAGGGAAGTATCAAAGCTTATTACAATGCCACTGTAAAGGAAATTAAACCCACTCAACTGCTCATTGACACACCAGATGGAACAGTAACATTAGAAAACGACTTCGTTCTAGCGCTCACAGGCTATATGCCCAATTTTGCATTTCTAGAAAAACTGGGAATCGAGCTATCTCAAGATGAAAAGCGATTGCCAAATTATAATCCAGATACCATGGAATCCAATATTGTAGGACTTTATCTTGCAGGGGTTATCTGTGGAGGTATGGAAACCCATAAATGGTTTATTGAAAACTCCAGAATCCATGCGCCTATCATCATGAAATCCATCTTGGACAAAAGGAACTAG